A part of Gramella sp. MAR_2010_147 genomic DNA contains:
- a CDS encoding DUF2007 domain-containing protein: MSEEENYKRVYTGPDTNVQYLQELYEKSGIHSRVRNDFDSALRAGFGATPGQVLLFVLQKDYDEAVKIAKATFPKDFTDE; encoded by the coding sequence ATGAGCGAAGAAGAAAATTATAAAAGAGTTTACACGGGTCCTGATACAAATGTTCAATACCTTCAGGAATTATATGAAAAGTCTGGTATTCACTCCAGAGTACGAAATGATTTTGATTCAGCATTAAGAGCTGGGTTTGGAGCTACTCCGGGGCAGGTTCTATTGTTTGTTCTACAAAAAGATTATGATGAAGCTGTAAAAATTGCAAAGGCAACTTTCCCAAAAGATTTTACAGATGAATAA
- a CDS encoding beta-ketoacyl-ACP synthase III gives MYQTKIAGLGKYVPENVVTNEDLSKMMDTNDEWITERTGIKERRHIKKGDGNTTASMGVKAAKIAIERAGISKDDIDLIVFATLSPDYYFPGCGVQVQEMLEIDTCPALDVRNQCSGFVYAISVADQFIKTGMYKNVLVIGSENHSGGLDFTTRGRSVSVIFGDGAGAAVLTRSDHNGQGILSTHLHSEGKHALELSLKGPSTNHWVPEIIAENPQGDDIPYYPYMNGQFVFKNAIQRFSEVINEGLKENGLEVSDIDMLIPHQANLRISQFVQQKFKLSDEQVYNNIQRYGNTTAASIPIALTEAWEEGKVKNEDVVVLAAFGSGFTWGSAILKW, from the coding sequence ATGTATCAAACTAAAATTGCAGGATTAGGAAAATATGTTCCGGAAAATGTTGTCACTAATGAAGATCTTTCTAAAATGATGGATACCAATGATGAGTGGATCACGGAGCGTACAGGAATAAAGGAACGCAGGCATATTAAAAAGGGTGATGGCAATACTACTGCGAGCATGGGAGTTAAGGCGGCTAAGATTGCTATAGAGCGTGCAGGTATTTCTAAAGACGATATAGATCTTATAGTTTTCGCCACCTTGAGTCCAGATTATTATTTTCCGGGATGTGGGGTACAGGTACAGGAAATGTTGGAAATAGATACTTGTCCTGCATTAGATGTGCGCAATCAATGTAGCGGTTTTGTATATGCGATCTCTGTTGCAGATCAGTTCATAAAAACCGGAATGTATAAAAATGTGCTGGTAATTGGAAGTGAAAACCATAGCGGTGGTCTTGATTTTACAACTCGTGGTAGATCGGTTTCTGTAATTTTTGGCGATGGTGCTGGAGCTGCAGTTTTAACCAGAAGTGATCATAACGGTCAGGGAATACTTTCAACACATCTACATTCAGAAGGAAAACATGCTCTGGAACTTTCTCTTAAAGGGCCAAGTACCAATCATTGGGTGCCTGAGATCATAGCTGAGAATCCCCAGGGGGACGATATTCCTTATTATCCTTATATGAACGGGCAATTTGTATTTAAAAATGCTATTCAGCGTTTTTCTGAAGTGATCAATGAAGGTTTAAAAGAAAATGGCCTGGAGGTATCTGATATCGACATGCTTATTCCACATCAGGCGAATCTTCGAATTTCTCAGTTTGTTCAGCAAAAATTTAAACTTTCAGACGAACAGGTTTATAATAATATTCAGAGATACGGTAATACAACTGCTGCCTCTATTCCTATTGCCCTCACTGAGGCCTGGGAAGAAGGAAAAGTAAAAAATGAAGATGTGGTGGTATTAGCTGCTTTTGGTAGCGGTTTTACCTGGGGAAGTGCAATTTTAAAATGGTAA
- the recG gene encoding ATP-dependent DNA helicase RecG — protein MIQNLLQTPIEYLKGVGPNRAEVLKKELNIQYYRDLINFFPNRYIDKTGFYKINQLQRNSSEVQVVGKIVHLKMVEQKRGKRLVADFIDDTGKMELIWFRGHKWIRENLKLNTPYVIFGKTNWYNGIFSMPHPEIELVADYKKNLRTAMQPVYPSTELLVKKGITNRVIMKLMQEVLQQTGLKFSESLNADLINELKLISKAEALFNIHFPKNQELLAKAQFRLKFEELFFIQLQLLRKNMLHKQKIKGFNFEQIADNFNNFYQEHLPFDLTGAQKRVIKEIRGDMGSGAQMNRLLQGDVGSGKTIVALMSMLIALDNDFQACLMAPTEILSIQHYNGLVELCKDLDIEIYLLTGSTKTAKRREIHEKLENGEIDILIGTHALLEDKVKFKNLGLAVIDEQHRFGVAQRSKLWKKNHIPPHILVMTATPIPRTLAMSLYGDLDISVIDELPPGRKPVKTVHRFDSNRLKVFRFIKEEIQKGRQVYVVYPLIQESEKMDYKDLMDGYESIAREFPEFQISIVHGQMKPADKDYEMDRFVRAETQIMVATTVIEVGVNVPNASVMIIESAERFGLSQLHQLRGRVGRGAEQSFCILMTGHKLSADSKTRLETMTFTNDGFEIAEVDLKLRGPGDLMGTQQSGVLNLKIADIVKDNSILQSARNYASKLLKEDPNLSEEKNTMVKNAYARLVKNKTIWNYIS, from the coding sequence ATGATCCAAAATCTGTTGCAAACCCCCATTGAATATCTAAAAGGTGTTGGACCTAATAGAGCCGAAGTTCTAAAGAAAGAACTCAATATTCAATATTACAGGGATCTCATCAATTTCTTTCCAAACAGATATATTGACAAAACAGGTTTTTACAAGATCAATCAGCTCCAACGAAACTCGTCTGAGGTGCAGGTTGTCGGGAAGATCGTTCATCTTAAAATGGTGGAGCAAAAAAGGGGAAAACGACTGGTCGCAGATTTTATAGATGACACAGGAAAAATGGAACTCATCTGGTTTCGCGGCCACAAATGGATCAGGGAAAATCTTAAACTGAATACTCCTTATGTGATCTTCGGAAAAACGAACTGGTACAATGGAATTTTTAGTATGCCGCATCCAGAAATCGAACTGGTGGCAGATTACAAAAAGAATTTGCGCACTGCTATGCAACCGGTTTATCCCTCTACAGAATTACTTGTAAAAAAAGGAATTACCAACCGGGTGATCATGAAACTGATGCAGGAAGTTTTGCAACAAACCGGCCTGAAATTTTCTGAAAGTCTAAATGCAGACCTCATCAATGAACTGAAACTGATCTCAAAAGCCGAAGCTCTTTTTAATATTCATTTTCCAAAGAATCAGGAATTACTAGCTAAAGCTCAGTTCAGGTTAAAATTTGAAGAGCTGTTCTTTATTCAGCTTCAGCTTCTCCGAAAGAATATGCTTCATAAGCAAAAGATCAAAGGTTTTAATTTTGAACAAATAGCCGATAATTTTAATAATTTTTATCAGGAGCATTTACCATTTGATCTTACCGGGGCACAAAAGCGAGTGATCAAAGAAATACGGGGCGATATGGGAAGTGGCGCCCAAATGAATCGTTTGTTACAGGGCGATGTTGGTTCAGGAAAGACTATTGTGGCGCTAATGTCCATGCTTATTGCACTGGATAATGATTTTCAGGCTTGTTTAATGGCACCCACAGAAATACTTTCTATTCAACATTACAACGGCCTGGTTGAACTTTGTAAAGATCTGGATATTGAGATATATCTTTTAACAGGTTCAACCAAAACTGCAAAGAGAAGAGAGATTCATGAAAAACTTGAAAATGGAGAAATTGATATATTAATTGGAACGCACGCTTTATTAGAAGACAAGGTAAAATTTAAGAATCTTGGACTTGCAGTGATTGATGAACAGCATCGGTTTGGAGTCGCTCAACGATCTAAACTCTGGAAAAAGAACCATATTCCACCACATATTTTAGTGATGACGGCCACACCAATCCCAAGAACCCTGGCCATGAGCTTATATGGCGACCTTGATATCTCAGTGATTGATGAATTGCCGCCGGGAAGAAAACCGGTAAAAACAGTTCATAGATTTGATAGCAATCGTCTTAAGGTTTTCAGGTTTATTAAAGAAGAGATCCAGAAAGGAAGACAGGTTTATGTAGTGTATCCACTTATCCAGGAATCTGAAAAAATGGATTATAAAGATCTGATGGATGGTTATGAAAGTATTGCTCGCGAATTTCCAGAATTTCAAATTTCCATTGTACACGGACAAATGAAACCCGCCGATAAAGATTATGAAATGGATCGTTTTGTGAGGGCAGAAACCCAGATTATGGTTGCCACAACGGTTATTGAAGTTGGGGTAAATGTTCCCAATGCCAGTGTAATGATCATTGAAAGTGCCGAAAGGTTTGGATTATCCCAGCTGCATCAATTAAGAGGACGAGTTGGTCGTGGTGCTGAACAAAGTTTTTGCATTTTAATGACGGGACATAAACTTTCGGCTGATAGTAAGACAAGACTTGAAACTATGACTTTTACCAATGACGGTTTTGAAATTGCTGAAGTGGATCTAAAACTTCGTGGCCCGGGCGATCTCATGGGAACACAGCAAAGTGGTGTTCTAAATCTCAAAATCGCCGATATCGTGAAGGACAATTCAATATTACAATCGGCCAGGAATTATGCTTCCAAACTCCTTAAAGAAGACCCCAATCTTTCTGAAGAAAAAAACACTATGGTTAAAAACGCCTATGCCAGGTTGGTTAAGAATAAAACCATTTGGAATTATATTAGCTAA
- a CDS encoding DUF4136 domain-containing protein, producing the protein MKFLKINLLFLATILLASCGSSGPTAKDDVKKLKSYDSYAYLPNKDTIISRDYDNTAINETILQTINANMRENGFRMDKLQADVLVHVHPMFDEKVAVNANPVYTNYPYYRPGFYIGPYYKDVAYDNYFTIQRINGPRVSQIPYKERSIVIDFIDRRSNEILWRGTSDETIGTNRLQRDIREYIDDIFRELY; encoded by the coding sequence ATGAAATTTTTAAAAATCAATCTTTTATTTCTTGCAACCATCCTACTGGCTTCATGTGGATCCAGTGGTCCCACGGCTAAAGATGACGTTAAGAAATTAAAATCTTATGATTCTTACGCGTATCTGCCAAATAAGGATACTATTATTAGCAGAGATTACGATAATACTGCGATTAATGAAACCATCCTACAAACTATCAATGCAAATATGAGGGAGAATGGATTTCGTATGGATAAACTTCAAGCGGATGTATTGGTGCATGTTCACCCAATGTTTGATGAAAAAGTGGCCGTAAATGCTAATCCGGTCTATACCAATTATCCTTATTATCGTCCTGGTTTTTATATTGGTCCATATTATAAGGATGTAGCCTATGATAATTATTTCACGATCCAAAGAATTAATGGTCCGCGTGTAAGCCAAATTCCATATAAGGAGCGCTCTATTGTAATTGATTTTATAGATAGAAGATCTAATGAAATTTTATGGAGAGGAACTTCAGATGAAACTATTGGGACTAATAGACTTCAACGTGATATCAGGGAATATATAGATGATATATTTAGAGAACTTTATTAA
- the pheT gene encoding phenylalanine--tRNA ligase subunit beta: protein MKISYNWLKQFIKLPEEAEKTGELLTDLGLEVEGISNFQSIKGGLEGIVVGHVLSCETHPNADRLQLTKVNIGNGEEVQIVCGAPNIGAGQKVPVATIGTVLYDEKGESWEIKKGKIRGEVSFGMICSEKELGLGQSHEGIMIMDNELVPGTQVASIFEVENDDVFEIGLTPNRADAMSHWGVARDLKAGYQQMGKHLELITPPVSSFHVDSRSLKIQIKVEDSNLAPRYCGVTLSEIKVGESPKWLQNRLKAIGLTPKNNVVDATNFVMHELGQPLHAFDAGKIAGNEINVKTLKAGTKFTTLDDIERELHEEDLMICDAEKPLCIAGVFGGIGSGVTENTTQVFLESAYFNPVSVRKTAKRHAINTDASFRFERGIDINAVEFALKRAALLIKEIAGGEITSDIDDLYFKKIEDFQVFLTFEKVNKLIGENLEEETIKSILASLEIRVNNVTETGMGLTIPSYRVDVQRESDVIEEILRVYGYNNIKFGDKLSLSVANSSKFEDYKIQNLIAGQLIGQGFYETMANSLTTAKYNKLSEELKDEYQVEMLNPLSQDLSVLRQSMLFSGLEAISYNINRKRSSIKIFEFGKTYHSYVSGREENKHLSLFITGERTIERWNSIAGNGNFFFLKGAINAVFEKLGIKDLKSKAVKSDVFSEGLQLSSKKAKLVEFGVVKKSILKKFDIDQEVIFADFNWDEVIETTKQQKKNFSPIPKYPSVRRDFALLLDQSVSYDEIEQIATQTEKKLLKDINLFDVYEGKNLPEGKKSYAVSFVFQDENKTLTDKQVDKMMKKLQHRFEKELEAELR from the coding sequence ATGAAAATTTCATATAACTGGCTGAAACAGTTCATTAAACTACCTGAAGAAGCTGAAAAAACAGGAGAATTATTAACAGATCTTGGTCTTGAAGTTGAGGGCATCTCAAACTTTCAAAGTATCAAGGGAGGTCTTGAAGGTATTGTTGTGGGCCACGTATTAAGTTGCGAAACTCATCCAAATGCCGACAGGTTACAGCTTACAAAGGTGAATATTGGAAATGGTGAAGAAGTTCAAATAGTTTGTGGAGCCCCCAATATTGGAGCCGGACAAAAAGTACCTGTTGCAACTATTGGAACTGTACTTTATGATGAAAAAGGTGAATCCTGGGAGATCAAGAAAGGAAAGATTCGAGGCGAAGTAAGTTTTGGAATGATTTGCTCTGAAAAAGAATTAGGGCTGGGACAAAGTCATGAAGGGATCATGATCATGGATAATGAATTGGTTCCAGGCACACAGGTTGCCAGTATCTTTGAAGTTGAAAATGATGATGTTTTTGAAATTGGATTAACACCAAACAGGGCCGATGCTATGAGCCATTGGGGTGTTGCCAGAGATCTAAAGGCAGGTTATCAGCAAATGGGTAAGCATTTGGAATTAATCACGCCGCCAGTAAGCAGTTTTCATGTAGATAGTCGCAGCCTAAAGATTCAGATTAAAGTTGAAGATTCTAACCTGGCGCCAAGATATTGTGGTGTTACCCTATCTGAAATTAAAGTAGGTGAATCTCCAAAATGGCTTCAAAACAGGTTAAAAGCAATTGGTCTTACGCCAAAAAACAATGTGGTAGATGCTACCAATTTCGTGATGCATGAACTTGGGCAGCCACTTCACGCTTTTGATGCTGGTAAAATTGCAGGTAACGAGATCAATGTAAAAACTCTTAAAGCAGGGACAAAATTTACTACGCTGGATGATATTGAAAGAGAATTGCATGAAGAAGATCTTATGATCTGTGATGCAGAAAAACCTCTTTGTATTGCCGGGGTTTTCGGTGGAATTGGTAGCGGTGTTACAGAAAATACTACTCAGGTATTTTTAGAAAGTGCCTACTTTAATCCGGTTAGCGTTCGTAAAACAGCAAAAAGACATGCAATAAATACAGATGCTTCATTCAGATTTGAAAGAGGAATAGATATTAATGCCGTAGAATTTGCCCTTAAACGGGCAGCCTTGCTTATTAAGGAAATTGCAGGTGGTGAAATAACCAGTGATATTGATGATCTTTATTTTAAGAAAATTGAAGATTTCCAGGTGTTTCTAACCTTTGAAAAGGTTAATAAACTTATTGGTGAAAATCTGGAAGAGGAGACGATAAAATCTATACTTGCTTCTCTGGAAATTCGGGTAAATAATGTCACTGAAACAGGAATGGGACTTACAATTCCTTCTTATAGAGTAGACGTTCAACGCGAATCTGATGTTATTGAGGAGATTCTTCGGGTTTACGGTTATAATAACATTAAATTTGGAGATAAGCTTAGTCTTTCTGTTGCCAATTCCTCCAAATTTGAAGATTATAAAATTCAGAATTTAATTGCGGGTCAGCTCATTGGACAGGGATTCTATGAGACTATGGCAAATTCACTAACTACGGCAAAATACAATAAGCTAAGTGAAGAACTAAAGGATGAATATCAGGTTGAAATGCTCAATCCTCTAAGTCAGGATCTTTCTGTGCTAAGACAAAGTATGTTATTTTCCGGACTGGAAGCGATTAGTTATAATATTAACCGAAAAAGGAGCAGTATAAAGATCTTCGAATTCGGAAAAACCTATCATTCTTATGTAAGCGGAAGGGAAGAAAACAAGCATCTTTCTCTTTTTATTACAGGTGAAAGAACTATAGAAAGATGGAATAGTATTGCAGGAAATGGTAACTTTTTCTTTTTGAAAGGAGCCATCAATGCGGTCTTTGAAAAACTTGGCATCAAGGACCTGAAAAGCAAGGCTGTAAAAAGCGATGTGTTTTCTGAAGGACTGCAATTAAGCAGTAAAAAAGCAAAACTCGTTGAATTTGGAGTCGTTAAAAAATCAATTCTGAAAAAGTTTGATATCGATCAGGAAGTGATTTTTGCCGATTTTAACTGGGATGAAGTAATTGAAACTACTAAACAGCAAAAAAAGAACTTCTCTCCTATTCCAAAATATCCAAGTGTAAGGAGGGATTTCGCGCTCTTGCTTGATCAGTCTGTTAGCTATGATGAAATTGAGCAGATCGCAACTCAAACGGAAAAGAAATTATTGAAAGACATAAATCTATTCGATGTTTATGAAGGTAAGAATCTTCCGGAAGGCAAAAAGAGCTATGCCGTAAGTTTTGTGTTTCAGGATGAAAACAAGACGCTTACCGATAAGCAGGTAGATAAAATGATGAAAAAACTTCAGCATAGATTTGAAAAAGAGCTGGAAGCTGAATTGAGATAA
- a CDS encoding tetratricopeptide repeat protein has product MSATTRIKLGLSVLLICFISSLFAQNDTKDDMASSLYEIYKDKGAKEVLKVYEKNNANKDYEGMAEPLNVLAYRIMQEDKDLKSAEILMLAQIEEYPDEANPYDSYSDVLLEMDKKEDALKYIEKSLAIAEKKQHEQDDLIIEAGKAKMAILENKDKQLNFLIGNWDNETKVFQKGKEVNSFKGSNNVTFDSGGSIMIVDHDEDDKPCCKRVMVYDPVNDEFDIAFMRRNQANGIYNSKMVLKEVKPDHYEMIEKYTNDNNEEVEVKHDILKKSDQVEWVTYNSSDSGWEKVRSMNLKKKG; this is encoded by the coding sequence ATGAGTGCAACTACTAGAATTAAATTGGGTTTAAGCGTACTGTTGATTTGTTTTATCTCATCACTGTTTGCTCAAAACGACACTAAAGACGACATGGCTTCCAGTCTTTATGAAATTTATAAAGACAAGGGAGCAAAAGAAGTTCTTAAGGTTTACGAGAAGAATAATGCGAATAAGGATTACGAAGGGATGGCAGAGCCTTTGAATGTTCTGGCATATCGTATCATGCAGGAGGATAAGGATTTAAAATCGGCAGAAATTTTAATGCTGGCTCAAATAGAAGAATATCCAGACGAAGCAAATCCCTATGATTCATATTCTGATGTTCTTTTAGAAATGGATAAGAAAGAAGATGCCTTAAAATATATTGAGAAATCTCTTGCTATCGCTGAAAAAAAACAGCATGAACAAGACGATCTTATTATTGAAGCCGGGAAAGCTAAAATGGCAATTCTGGAGAATAAGGATAAGCAACTCAATTTTCTAATTGGTAACTGGGATAATGAGACTAAGGTTTTTCAAAAAGGTAAAGAAGTGAATAGCTTTAAAGGTTCCAACAATGTTACTTTTGATTCTGGTGGTTCCATAATGATCGTAGATCACGATGAAGATGATAAACCCTGCTGTAAAAGAGTAATGGTCTATGATCCGGTAAACGATGAATTTGATATTGCTTTTATGAGAAGAAATCAGGCAAACGGTATTTATAATTCAAAAATGGTATTAAAAGAAGTTAAGCCAGACCATTATGAAATGATTGAAAAGTATACCAATGATAATAATGAAGAAGTTGAAGTGAAACATGATATCCTGAAAAAATCAGATCAGGTAGAATGGGTTACTTACAATTCCAGCGATTCTGGTTGGGAAAAAGTGAGAAGTATGAACCTAAAAAAGAAAGGCTAG
- a CDS encoding prolyl oligopeptidase family serine peptidase: MNRIFICFSTMFLFVSGIIAQENLDYQKPPKEILDLIDVPLAPATILDSDAEMMIFLYRDQFKSIAELSEEEMRLGGLRINPVTNINSRARYYNDLKVKPVKGDQPIDVKGLPETPRLTNFSWSPDESMIAFTHTTNTGVELWVLDIKEASARKLTEGNLNANMRSTINWFRDNSALLVTMLPTDRKELIDTETSVPSGPTVSVSDGKEAQNRTYQDLLKNPNDEYNFEQLARSELVKVNLDGTTTKWMAPKMYSDISFSPDGNYVMVTNIKKPFSYLVPYYRFPSETNVYDASGKLVNMINNVPLIEDLPKGFMAEREGKRDFQWRDDKPATLVYVTALDGGDPEVEADYRDEFFQLEAPFNGEGKSMLKVKNRGSRIMWGDKDLAIATDYWWNTRNTKTYVFDPSDASEDPEIIFDRNYQDVYSDPGNFVTTKNEFGRNVLKLDGEDGFLMGRGFTEDGQYPFVDRIDLEDGDTKRLYQSKFEDKKENLIEAIDIENGKVLVSIEASTEYPNYYIRDIDSENDLTQITSFENPFKSLEEVSKEVITYKRDDGLELNATLYLPAGYDKENPKKLPMFMWAYPREFKDKNSASQNTSNANDFTYPYYGSPIYWVNRGYVVLDDASFPIVGEGEEEPNDSFRKQLVDNAKAAIDAVDDMGYVDRDRVAVGGHSYGAFMTANLLSHSDLFAAGIARSGAYNRTLTPFGFQSEERSYWEAPDVYNTMSPFMHTDKMKTPLLLIHGEADNNSGTYPMQSERYFNALKGLGATARLVMLPKESHGYSAKESVLHVLWEQDQWLDKYVKNKNEAEENLEELPEESLKN, from the coding sequence ATGAACCGAATTTTTATTTGTTTTTCAACAATGTTCCTTTTTGTTTCTGGTATCATTGCCCAGGAAAATCTGGATTATCAAAAACCGCCCAAAGAAATCCTCGATCTAATAGATGTTCCCCTTGCGCCGGCAACTATTCTTGACAGTGATGCAGAAATGATGATCTTCCTGTACAGGGACCAGTTTAAAAGTATCGCTGAGCTAAGTGAAGAAGAAATGCGATTAGGTGGGTTAAGAATTAATCCTGTGACTAATATTAACAGCAGGGCAAGGTATTATAACGATCTTAAGGTTAAGCCTGTGAAAGGTGATCAACCTATAGATGTTAAAGGACTTCCAGAGACACCCAGACTAACAAATTTTAGCTGGTCTCCAGATGAATCTATGATTGCTTTCACCCACACCACCAATACAGGAGTAGAGCTTTGGGTGTTAGATATCAAAGAGGCTTCTGCAAGAAAGCTGACCGAAGGAAACCTCAATGCGAATATGAGAAGTACCATTAACTGGTTCAGAGATAATTCCGCATTACTGGTAACCATGCTTCCAACCGACAGAAAGGAGCTAATAGATACTGAAACTTCGGTACCATCGGGTCCAACTGTTTCTGTAAGTGATGGGAAGGAAGCTCAAAATAGAACCTATCAGGACTTACTGAAAAATCCTAATGATGAATATAATTTTGAACAACTGGCGAGATCTGAACTGGTTAAAGTAAATTTAGATGGAACTACTACTAAGTGGATGGCTCCAAAGATGTATAGTGATATATCTTTTTCACCCGATGGCAACTATGTAATGGTCACCAACATTAAAAAACCATTTTCTTACCTGGTTCCATATTATAGATTCCCTTCAGAAACCAATGTGTATGATGCATCTGGAAAATTGGTGAATATGATTAACAATGTACCTCTAATTGAAGACCTGCCTAAAGGTTTTATGGCAGAACGTGAGGGAAAGAGAGATTTTCAATGGCGCGATGATAAACCGGCTACTTTAGTTTATGTAACTGCTCTGGATGGCGGGGACCCAGAAGTTGAAGCAGATTATCGTGATGAATTTTTTCAGCTGGAAGCACCTTTCAATGGTGAGGGTAAATCAATGCTGAAAGTTAAGAACCGTGGCAGTAGAATTATGTGGGGAGACAAAGATCTCGCAATTGCAACAGACTACTGGTGGAATACGAGAAATACGAAAACCTATGTTTTTGATCCTTCAGATGCTTCTGAAGACCCCGAAATCATCTTTGACCGAAATTACCAGGATGTGTATAGTGATCCCGGAAACTTTGTAACCACTAAAAACGAATTCGGAAGAAACGTTTTAAAGCTTGATGGTGAAGATGGGTTCTTGATGGGTAGAGGCTTTACTGAAGATGGACAATATCCATTTGTAGACAGGATTGATCTTGAAGATGGTGATACCAAAAGGTTGTATCAATCTAAATTTGAAGACAAAAAAGAAAACCTGATCGAGGCCATAGACATAGAAAACGGTAAAGTTCTGGTTAGTATTGAAGCTTCTACTGAATATCCAAATTACTATATCAGGGATATAGATTCAGAAAATGATTTAACTCAAATCACTTCATTTGAAAATCCATTTAAAAGCCTGGAAGAAGTTAGTAAAGAAGTGATCACCTATAAGCGTGATGACGGACTGGAATTAAATGCAACTTTATATCTTCCTGCAGGATACGATAAGGAAAATCCCAAAAAACTTCCAATGTTTATGTGGGCTTACCCAAGGGAATTCAAAGACAAGAATTCAGCTTCTCAGAATACTTCCAATGCGAATGATTTCACCTATCCTTATTATGGTTCGCCTATTTACTGGGTAAATCGCGGATATGTAGTATTAGATGACGCATCTTTTCCAATTGTTGGAGAAGGAGAAGAAGAACCCAATGACAGCTTTAGAAAACAACTGGTGGATAATGCGAAAGCAGCAATAGATGCTGTAGACGACATGGGTTATGTAGATAGAGACCGTGTAGCTGTGGGAGGACATAGTTACGGCGCCTTTATGACCGCCAACTTGTTATCTCATTCTGATCTTTTTGCTGCCGGAATTGCACGTAGCGGAGCTTACAATAGAACTCTTACTCCATTTGGGTTTCAAAGTGAAGAAAGAAGCTACTGGGAAGCGCCCGATGTATATAATACGATGTCCCCTTTTATGCATACAGATAAAATGAAAACTCCATTACTTCTTATACATGGTGAGGCCGATAATAATTCTGGTACCTACCCTATGCAGAGTGAACGTTATTTCAATGCCCTAAAAGGCCTTGGAGCCACTGCAAGATTGGTAATGCTACCAAAGGAAAGTCATGGTTATAGTGCCAAGGAATCTGTACTTCATGTGCTTTGGGAACAGGATCAATGGCTGGATAAATACGTGAAGAACAAAAATGAAGCAGAAGAGAATCTGGAGGAACTGCCTGAAGAAAGCCTGAAGAATTAA
- a CDS encoding fasciclin domain-containing protein, whose amino-acid sequence MKNLRFLTVLSMFLFIGTIAIGQNGMAETKMVGGAEMYPSKNIVENAVNSKDHTTLVAAVKAAELVDILKSDGPFTVFAPKNSAFEALPAGTVESLLKMENKKKLQAVLTYHVLAGDYKAADIVAAIKKGNGKASFKTVNGGEVWAMLDGDKVKLKGASGNVATVTVADVNQSNGVIHVIDTVLLPAM is encoded by the coding sequence ATGAAAAATCTAAGATTTTTAACTGTTTTAAGTATGTTCCTATTTATTGGGACAATTGCAATTGGTCAAAACGGAATGGCTGAAACAAAAATGGTAGGAGGAGCAGAAATGTATCCATCAAAAAATATTGTTGAGAATGCTGTGAATTCTAAAGATCACACCACTCTGGTTGCCGCGGTAAAGGCTGCTGAGCTTGTTGATATTCTTAAGAGTGATGGCCCGTTTACTGTCTTTGCACCAAAGAATTCAGCATTTGAAGCACTTCCAGCAGGAACGGTTGAATCTTTACTGAAAATGGAAAATAAGAAGAAATTGCAAGCTGTTCTAACGTATCATGTGCTAGCTGGAGATTATAAAGCTGCAGATATTGTTGCTGCAATTAAAAAAGGTAACGGGAAAGCTTCTTTCAAGACTGTAAACGGAGGAGAAGTATGGGCAATGCTTGATGGTGATAAGGTAAAACTTAAAGGAGCATCTGGAAATGTTGCTACGGTAACTGTCGCAGATGTAAATCAATCAAATGGAGTGATCCACGTGATAGATACAGTTTTATTGCCTGCAATGTAA